Proteins encoded in a region of the Acidobacteriota bacterium genome:
- the rpsF gene encoding 30S ribosomal protein S6, whose protein sequence is MSMHRQYELVYIAMPDSTEEQLAELHQQVATVVERFSGTIERTESWGRRRLAYEINRQREGVYVLNILNGPGAMTTELDRRLRVLDIVMRHLIIRVDEVLAKETRTQTRRKAATVSRRLRRGLPAEPTEQELSRRKAEADDADGADGFGEGDR, encoded by the coding sequence ATGAGCATGCACAGACAGTACGAGCTCGTTTACATCGCGATGCCGGACTCGACCGAAGAACAGTTGGCGGAACTGCACCAGCAGGTCGCCACGGTCGTGGAACGGTTCAGCGGCACCATCGAACGGACGGAAAGTTGGGGGCGGCGTCGCCTGGCGTATGAAATCAACCGCCAGCGCGAAGGCGTGTACGTCCTCAACATCCTGAATGGCCCCGGAGCCATGACCACCGAACTGGATCGGCGCCTCCGGGTGCTCGACATCGTCATGCGGCACCTGATCATTCGGGTTGATGAAGTGCTCGCGAAAGAGACGCGGACCCAGACGCGCCGCAAGGCCGCCACGGTGTCGCGCCGGCTGCGCCGCGGATTGCCGGCCGAGCCCACTGAACAGGAATTGAGCCGCCGGAAGGCGGAGGCTGATGACGCCGATGGCGCCGACGGCTTCGGGGAGGGAGACCGATGA
- a CDS encoding aminoacyl-tRNA hydrolase — protein sequence MKLVVGLGNPGSRYRGTRHNVGFEVVDGLVARHGLRLDAWKSLAEMAEWRRPEGRVLFVKPLTFMNLSGEAVAAVMGFYKIDLVDVLVVCDDVNLVEGRLRARPEGSEGGNNGLRSITASLGTASYARIRIGVGRGDERRDLVDHVLSRFDPDEQPVMNAAMDRAADAVELWITDGLGPVMNRFNAESKEVGKLEK from the coding sequence ATGAAGCTGGTCGTTGGCCTCGGGAACCCCGGGTCCCGGTATCGGGGAACGCGGCACAACGTCGGCTTTGAAGTGGTGGACGGGCTGGTGGCGCGGCACGGGCTTCGGCTCGACGCGTGGAAATCGCTGGCCGAGATGGCGGAATGGCGGCGTCCGGAAGGCCGGGTGTTGTTCGTCAAGCCGCTGACGTTCATGAACCTCAGCGGCGAGGCCGTGGCCGCAGTGATGGGGTTCTACAAGATTGACCTCGTCGACGTCCTGGTGGTGTGCGACGACGTGAACCTGGTGGAGGGGCGCTTGCGGGCGCGGCCCGAGGGTTCAGAGGGTGGAAATAACGGGCTGCGGTCGATTACAGCCTCGCTCGGAACTGCGTCGTATGCGCGGATCCGGATCGGGGTGGGGCGCGGCGACGAGCGACGGGATCTGGTGGACCACGTGTTATCGCGGTTCGACCCTGATGAGCAACCGGTCATGAATGCCGCGATGGATCGTGCGGCCGACGCGGTTGAGTTGTGGATTACGGACGGCCTGGGACCTGTGATGAACAGGTTCAATGCGGAAAGTAAAGAAGTCGGGAAGTTAGAGAAGTAA
- a CDS encoding 50S ribosomal protein L25, whose translation MDSTLQAVRRDTIGKNEAVRLRQAGKIPAVLYGGDSKVGESVTVDPKELSRILHSHSGVNSLIALQIDGTADTKVLVKQYQIDPVTHRLLHADFYRVAMDKRLRVIVPVQLTGEAKGVKVQGGTLDFVHREVALECLPADIPEHIVVDVTELMISQGVRVRDLPADGKWTAVSEPEMLIVHIVAPRAEAVATPDAAATPVAAAEPEVMKKGKPEKDKDEKDKK comes from the coding sequence ATGGATTCGACATTGCAGGCGGTTCGGCGCGACACGATTGGCAAGAACGAGGCGGTGCGCCTCAGGCAGGCGGGCAAGATCCCGGCGGTCTTGTACGGCGGGGACAGCAAGGTCGGCGAATCGGTCACCGTGGACCCGAAGGAACTGAGCCGCATCCTGCACTCGCATTCAGGGGTCAACTCCCTCATCGCGCTGCAGATTGACGGCACGGCCGACACCAAGGTGCTCGTCAAGCAGTACCAGATTGACCCGGTCACCCACCGTCTGCTGCACGCGGATTTTTACCGCGTGGCGATGGACAAGCGGCTGCGCGTCATCGTCCCGGTCCAGCTGACCGGTGAAGCCAAGGGCGTCAAGGTCCAGGGCGGCACGCTGGACTTCGTCCATCGTGAAGTGGCGCTCGAGTGTCTGCCGGCGGATATCCCGGAACACATCGTGGTGGACGTCACCGAGCTGATGATCAGCCAGGGCGTGCGCGTGCGCGACCTGCCGGCCGATGGCAAGTGGACCGCGGTGAGCGAGCCCGAGATGCTGATCGTCCACATCGTGGCGCCGCGCGCCGAAGCGGTGGCCACGCCGGATGCGGCGGCCACACCCGTCGCCGCTGCCGAGCCCGAAGTGATGAAGAAGGGCAAGCCCGAGAAGGACAAGGACGAGAAAGACAAGAAGTAA
- a CDS encoding ribose-phosphate pyrophosphokinase: protein MSHGQLKVFSGSAHPALAKEIAEQLETPLGVARLHRFPDSEVSFQIDENIRGTDVFIVQPTSTPVDMHLVELCVMIDAFRRSSASRITAVIPYYGYARQDRKDKPRVPISAKLVANLLGAAGTNRVLTMDLHKAQIQGFFDIPVDHLFAAPAVIEYLARQNFGPITIVSPDAGGAERARAYAKRLDAELAIIDKRRSEDGTAEVMNVIGDVEGRVCVISDDIIDTAGTIQKAAQALKANGASRVLACAVHGVLSGPAMSRIEAAPLDKLIVTNTVPLGPEKMASEKIVVLSVARLLAQAIRSIHEETSVSKLFV from the coding sequence ATGAGCCACGGCCAGCTGAAAGTCTTCTCGGGGAGCGCCCATCCGGCGCTGGCGAAAGAAATCGCCGAGCAGCTGGAAACGCCGCTTGGAGTGGCGCGGCTGCATCGCTTCCCCGACAGCGAGGTCTCGTTCCAGATCGACGAGAACATTCGCGGCACGGATGTGTTCATCGTGCAGCCGACCTCGACGCCGGTGGACATGCACCTGGTGGAATTGTGCGTGATGATCGACGCGTTCCGGCGATCTTCCGCTTCGCGGATTACCGCCGTGATTCCGTATTACGGCTACGCGCGGCAGGATCGCAAGGACAAGCCCCGGGTGCCGATTTCGGCAAAGCTCGTGGCCAACCTGCTGGGTGCGGCGGGCACAAATCGGGTACTGACCATGGATCTGCACAAGGCGCAGATTCAGGGGTTCTTTGATATTCCGGTGGACCACCTGTTTGCGGCCCCGGCGGTCATTGAATATCTCGCCCGGCAGAACTTCGGCCCGATCACGATCGTGTCGCCCGATGCCGGCGGCGCGGAGCGGGCCCGGGCGTATGCGAAGCGCCTTGATGCGGAACTGGCGATTATCGACAAGCGCCGCAGCGAAGACGGCACGGCGGAAGTGATGAACGTCATCGGTGATGTGGAAGGCCGGGTCTGCGTGATCTCGGACGACATCATCGATACCGCGGGAACGATTCAGAAGGCGGCCCAGGCCCTCAAGGCCAACGGGGCGAGCCGGGTGCTGGCGTGCGCGGTGCACGGGGTGTTGTCGGGTCCGGCGATGAGCCGGATCGAGGCCGCGCCTCTCGACAAGCTCATCGTCACCAACACGGTCCCGCTGGGGCCCGAGAAGATGGCGAGCGAGAAAATTGTGGTGTTGTCGGTGGCGCGTCTGCTGGCGCAGGCCATTCGCAGTATTCACGAAGAGACGTCGGTTTCGAAGTTGTTCGTATGA